The genomic window TCTCCCTCCAGGGCGTGGAGGACAAGTCGCACGGCCGCTGGAAGGCCGTCGTCGTCGGCTCCTACGAGCGGGGTGACCGGGCGGTGACCGTGCAGCGGCTCTCCGAGCTGGCCGTCTTCTACGGCGTGCCGGTCTCCGAGCTGCTGCCCGACCCGCGCCCGTCCTCGGCGGTCACCTCGACGACGAAGATCGTGCTCAACCTCGAGTCGCTCGGCTCGCTGCCCGCCGACGAGGCCGGCCCGCTGGCCCGCTACGCCTCGACCATCCAGGCGCAGCGCCACGACTACAACGGCAAGGTCCTCTCCATCCGCGCGGAGGACCTCAAGTCGCTGGCGATCATCTACGACATGAGCCCCGACGAGCTGACCACCCGGCTCATCGAGTGGGGCGTGCTCAACCCCGGCATGGACGGCGCCGCCCTCATGGCCGACGACGAGGACGAGGGCTGGGACCGCCGCCGCGCCCCGCGCTGATCCGCCGCTCCCCCCACGAGCTCCCCCACGAGGCCCGCCCCGGCACGCGCCGGCGCGGGCCTCGCTGCGTCCGCCGGCCGCGCCGTGTGCACGCAGCGCGGTCGCGGCCTGCCGCGGCCAGCGGTCCGTGCACACGCCGGGGTCACACGCCGGGGTCACGCGGCCGGGGACCGGCCCGGCGGGTGCACGGTCACCCCGGCGCATCCCCGGGGAACTGTCAGGGGTCGGACCTAGCGTCGGCGGCGCCGAGAACGCGCACCCGAGGAGCACCCGTGAGCACCGTCCCGCCCGTCCCGATGCCCGACCGCGACACCCTGCTGGCCGTGGACCGCCGGGCCGCCCTGCGCCGCGCGCAGCGGCTCAACGCCGGGGTCCGGGCCGCGGCGATGCTGGCCGCCGCCGAGGCCGGCCTGCGCGGCTGAACCCGGGACGCGGTGCCGAGGCGCCCGGTGCCGGGCACCGCCGCGCTCAGGACGAGGTGGGGACCTCGGCGTCGAGGATGGCGCCGAGCACGCCGTTCACGTAGGCCGGCGAGTCGTCGGTCGACAGCGCCCGCGCGAGCTGCACGGCCTCGTCGATGACGACGGCGTCGGGCACGTCGTCGGCCCAGAGCAGCTCGAAGACCGCCATCCGCAGGATCGCGCGGTCGACGTCGGGCAGCCGCTCCAGCGACCAGCCGCGGGCGTGGCGGTCGATGAGCTCGTCGATGCGGGCGCCGTGGGCCGCCACGCCCTCGACCAGCCGGACGGCGTGGTCGGGGACGGGCGGGGAGACGTCGGCGATCCGCTCGCGCAGCAGCTCCACCGGGTCGGCACCCCGCAGGTCGGCCTCGTAGAGGACGTCGACGGCGCGCTTGCGCGCCTTGGTGCGGGCAGCCATGTCGTCGGGGAGCGCGTCAGTTGGCGCGGCCGAGGTACCGGCCGTCGCGGGTGTCGACCTTGAGCTTGTCGCCGGTGTTGACGAACAGCGGCACGTTGATCTGCGCGCCGGTCTCCAGGGTCGCGGGCTTGGTGCCGCCGGTCGAGCGGTCGCCCTGCAGGCCCGGGTCGGTGTGCTGCACGACGAGCTCCATCGTCACCGGCAGCTCGACGTAGAGCGGGGTGCCCTCGTGCACCGCGACGACGGCCTCGGTGTTGTCCAGCAGGTAGTCCGCGCCGGTGCCGACGGTGGCCGCCGGGACGTAGATCTGCTCGAAGGTGTCGCCGTCCATGAAGACGAAGTCGTCGCCCTCGCGGTAGAGGTAGGTCATGTTCCGCTTGTCGACCGTGGCCGTGTCGACCTTCGTGCCGGCGTTGAAGGTGCGGTCGACGACCTTGCCCGAGAGCACGTTCTTCAGCGTCGTCCGGACGAACGCGCCGCCCTTGCCGGGCTTGACGTGCTGGAACTCGGTGACGGCCCACAGCTGGCCGTCGAGGTTGAGGACCATGCCGTTCTTGAGGTCGTTGGTGGTAGCCATCTAGAGGACCAGCAGTTCCTTGCTCGTGAGGGTCAACAACTCGGGCGCGTCCGCCGTGACGACGAGCGTGTCCTCGATCCGGACACCGCCGTGGCCGGGGAGGTACACCCCCGGCTCCACGGTGACGGCCATGCCGGCGGCCAGACTACCCGCGCCCAGCGGGCCGATGCCCGGCGCCTCGTGGATCTCCAGGCCCACCCCGTGCCCGAGGCCGTGGGTGAAGTGGTCGGCGTGGCCGGCGGCGGCGATGACGTCGCGGGAGGCCGCGTCGACGGCGACGACGTCGGCCCCGACCGCCAGCGCCGCCCGCCCGGCCGCCTGCGACGCGGCCACGAGCTCGTAGACCTCCCGCTGCCAGTCGGCGGCGTGGCCCAGCACCAGCGTGCGGGTCATGTCGGAGTGGTAGCCGTCGACGGTGGCGCCGAAGTCGAGCTTGAGGAAGTCCCCGCCGGCCAGCACGGTGCGGTCCGGGCGGTGGTGCGGGATCGCCGAGTTGGCGCCGGTGGCCACGATCGTCTCGAACGACGGCGCCTCGGCACCCAGCGCCAGCATGCGGGCGTCGAGCTCCCGGCCCACCTCGAGCTCGGTGCGCCCGGGCCGCAGCGCGCCCTCGGCGGCGAGCTCGGCCAGCGCCTGGTCGGCGACCGCGCACGCCCGGCGCAGCGCGTCGACCTCGTCGTCGTCCTTGACCGCGCGCAGCGCCTCGACCGCGCGGCCGATCGACGTCAGCCGGGGCACCGTCCCGCCCGACGCGGCGTCGGCGAGCACCCGCTCGAGCTGCGCCAGCCCGTCGACGGTCACCTCGTGGCTCTCGTAGCCCAGTCGCCCGGCGCCGGCGCGCACCGCCTCGCGGGCCAGCGCGGGCACGGTGGCGCGGTCCACGAGCAGCTCGACGTCGGGGACCTGGGTGCCGGCCTGGGTCGTGTAGCGGCCGTCGGTGCCGAACAGGTCGGACCCGTCGGTGCGCAGCAGCAGCGCCCCGTTGGAGCCGGTGAACCCGGTCAGGTAGCGGACGTTGAGCAGGTTGGTCACCAGGACCGCGTCGAGGCCGCGCTCGGCCGCCGTCGCGCGCAGCCGCTCCCGCCGCTCGGCGGTGCGCCCGCTCACCGGTGCCCCCGCAGCGACATCCACTGCAGCGCGAGCACGTAGCCCTCGACGCCGAGGCCGGCGATGACGCCGTCGGCGACGCGGGAGACGTACGAGTGGTGCCGGAACGCCTCGCGCTTGTGGATGTTGCTGATGTGCACCTCGACCAGCGGCGTGTCCAGCGCCGCGAGGGCGTCGTGCAGCGCGATCGAGGTGTGCGACCACGACGCGGGGTTGAGGACGACGGGGTCGCCGGCGTCGGTGGCCTCGTGGATCCAGCGCAGCAGCTCGGCCTCGTCGTCGGTCTGGCGCACCCGGACGTCCATGCCCAGCTCCCGCCCCGCCGTCTCCAGGAGGTCGACGAGCTGGGCGTAGGTGGTCGAGCCGTAGATCTCCGGCTCGCGGGTGCCGAGGCGCCCGAGGTTGGCGCCGTTGAGCACCTGGATGGTCACGCGGTCTCCTCGCTCACTGCGGCCCACGCCGCGTCCAGCCACGCCGGGTCGGGGTCGGGGAGGATCCCCGGGTTGCCCAGGCCGTCGAGGACGACAAAGCGCAGCGTCGCGCCGCGGGCCTTCTTGTCCACGCGCATCACCGCCTGCAGCGCCGCCCAGTCGCCGGCGTAGCGGGTGGGCAGCCCCATCGCGGTGAGCAGCTCGCGGTGCCGGTCGGCCTCGGCCCGCGAGAGGCGCCCCGCCTGCACGCCCAACTCCGCGGCGAAGACCAGCCCGACGGCGACGGCCTCGCCGTGCCGCCAGCGGAAGTCCTCGACCCGCTCGATGGCGTGGCCGAGCGTGTGCCCGTAGTTGAGGTACTCGCGGACGCCAGTGTCGAACAGGTCCTGGCCCACGGCGTCGGCCTTGACCCGCACCGCGCGCTCGATGAGCTCCTCGGTGTCGCGGCGGCCGGTCGGGTCGGCGGCGAGCAGGTCGAGGATGGCGCCGTCGGCGATGAACCCGCACTTGACCACCTCGGCCATCCCGGCGCGGAACTCCGCCTCGGGCAGCCCGGCGAGGACGTCGGTGTCGGCGAGCACCCCGGTCGGCGGGTGGAAGGCGCCCACGAGGTTCTTGCCGGCGCCGGTGTTGATGCCGGTCTTGCCGCCCACCGCGGCGTCGACCATGCCGAGCACGGTGGTGGGCAGGTGCACCACCCGCACGCCGCGGGTCCACGTGGCGGCGAGGAAGCCGGCGAGGTCGGTCACCGCTCCCCCGCCGACCCCGACGACGGCGTCGGAGCGGGTCAGCCCGAGCCGGCCGAACTGCTCCCACGCCTGCGCGGCGACCGCGGCGGTCTTGGCGGCCTCCCCGTCGGGGACGACGACGGCCTCGGCGGCCACGCCGGCGGTCTGCAGCGTCTCGACGGCGGCTCCGGCCAGGGCGGCCAGCGGCGGGGCGTGCACGACGGCGGCCTTCGGCGTGCCGGCCAGCACCAGCCCCAGCTCGACCTGCGCGCCCGGGCCGATGACGACGTCGTAGGGCTTCTCTCCCCCGACGGTCACCCGCCTCACCGGCCGGCTCCCGCGGGGAGGGCGGCGAGCACGTCGGCGACGACGTCCTGCGGCGCGCGGCCGCCGGTGGGGACGACGGCGGTGGCGACCTCCGCGTACAGCGGGGCGCGCTGCTCGAGCAGGGTGCGCAGCATCGCCCGGGGGTTGACCGCCAGCAGCGGGCGGTCGCGGGAGAGCCCGGCGCGCTTCGCGGCCGAGGGCAGGTCGACGTCGAGGTGGACGACGGTCCCGCCGGCGCGGCCGTACGCGACGAGCAGTTCCCGGCTCGCCGCGCTGAGCACCGCGCCGCCGCCGAGGGCCAGGACGCCGTCGTGCTCGCCGAGGGCCCGGGCGACCGCCTGCTCCTCCAGCGCGCGGAAGTGCGGCTCGCCGGAGCTGATGAACAGGTCGGCGACCGTGGTGCCGGCGACGGCCTCGACGTCGGAATCGGTGTCCCGGAAGGGCAGCCCGAGCGCGGCGGCCACGGCGGTGCCGACGGTGGTCTTGCCGGACGCCGGCGGGCCGACCAGGACGAGGACGGGTCCGCTCACCGGTACGGGAGGGCGTCGAGGTAGCCCTGCGCGTTGCGGCGGGTCTCGGTCACCGAGTCGCCGCCGAACTTCTCCAGCGCGGCGTCGGCCAGGACGAGGGCGACCATCGCCTCCATCACCACGGCGCCCCGGGGCACCGCACAGGCGTCGCTGCGCTGGTTGATCGCGACCGCGGCGTCGCCGGTGGCGACGTCGACGGTGGCCAGCGCGCGCGGCACGGTGGAGATCGGCTTCATCGCCGCGCGCACCCGCAGCACCTCGCCGTTGGTCATCCCGCCCTCGATGCCGCCGGCGCGGTCGGTGACCCGCCGCAGCCGGCCCTCGGAGCTGACGATCTCGTCGTGGGCGACCGAGCCGCGGCGGCGCGCGGTCTCCAGGCCGTCGCCGACCTCCACGGCCTTCACCGACTGCACGCCCATGAGCGCGGCGGCCAGGCGGGAGTCCAGCCGGCGGTCCCAGTGCACGTGGCTGCCCAGGCCGGGCGGCAGCCCGTGCACGACGACCTCGACGACGCCGCCGAGGGTGTCGCCGTTCTTCCGGGCGTCGTCGACCTCGGCGACCATCGCCGCGCTGGTGGCGGGGTCGGCGCAGCGCACCGGGTCCTCGTCGATGCGGGGGTTGTCCTGCGGGCCCGGCAGCACGCCGTCGGGCACGGTCACCGGGCCGATGGCGACGACGTGGCTGACCACCTCGACGCCCAGCACCTGGCGCAGGAACGCCTTGGCGACGGCACCGAGCGCCACGCGGGCGGCGGTCTCGCGGGCGCTCGCGCGCTCGAGCACCGGACGCGCGTCGTCGAAGCCGTACTTCTGCATGCCGGCGAGGTCGGCGTGGCCGGGCCGCGGGCGGGTCAGCGGCGCGTTGCGGGCCTGGCCGGCGAGCACCTCGGGGTCGACCGGGTCGGCCGACATGACCGTCGTCCACTTCGGCCACTCGGTGTTGCCCACCTGGACGGCGATCGGGCCGCCCTGGGTCAGCCCGTGCCGCACACCGCCGGTCAGCGTGACGGCGTCCTGCTCGAAGGACATGCGGGCGCCGCGACCGTGGCCCAGGCGGCGGCGGGCGAGGTCGACGTCGAGGTCGGAGGTCTGCACCTGCACGCCGGCGGGCAGGCCCTCGAGGATGGCGGTGAGCTGCTGGCCGTGCGACTCACCGGCGGTCAGCCAGCGCAACATGCCCTGGATTGTGCCAGTCGGGTGTGGGACTCCCGGTCCCGGCTGGCCCCCGTGCAGGGTCCCGCCGCGAGCCTGCGAGCGGCGGGGGGCGAGGGGGTCCTCCCTCAGGCGAGCTGGCCCTCCACCAGGAGGGCCAGGACGGCGCCCGCCAGCAGCGGCGGGCCGAACGGCACCGGCGTGCGCCAGTCCGCGCGCCGGGTCGCCACCAGCAGCAGCGCGACCGCCGCGCCGGCGAGCAGGCCGAGGAACACCCCGGCCATGAGCACGCCCCAGCCGGCCCAGCCGAGCAGCAGGCCCAGCAGCGCGAGCAGCTTGACGTCGCCGAGGCCGAGACCCGACGGGCCGGCCAGCGCCGCGAGGAACGCGATCCCGCCGGCGGCGGCCGCGGCGAGCAGCGCCCGCGCCAGGGCCGGCCAGGTGCCGAGCAGCGCGGCGTCGGCGAGGAGGGCAGCGGCGCCGACGGCGGCGGCCGGGTACGTGACCCGGTCGGGCAGCCGGTGGACGGCGACGTCGACCTGGGCGAGGACCACCGCGGCCCCGGCCGCCCAGGCGTAGCCGGCGAGCGCCGGGCGCGGGCCGGTGAGCAGCACCGCGCCGCACAGGAGGGCGGCGAGGACGACGGCACTCGCGACCGCCCGGACGGGGGCGACGCGGGCGGTGCCGGGGCGGGCCAGCCGGACGGCGGTGCGCGCCAGCACCGGGCCGAGTGCCGCGGCGGCGAGGACGGCGGCCACCAGCAGCAGCGCGCGGGGGACGGTCGCGGTCAGCGGGCGTCCAGGGCGGCGCGCATGGGCCCCAGCGGCGCGGGCAGGCCGGTCATCAGCTCCACCTGCACCGTCGCCTGCCAGAACAGCACCTCGATGCCGCTGACCACCGTGGCGCCCGCCGCGGCGGCCCGGCCGGCCAGCGGCGTCGGCCACGGCGCGTAGAGGACGTCGAGCAGGGTCTGCCCCGTCCGCCACCGCAGGCCGGCGAGCTCGGGATGGGCGCCGATCGGCACGGTGCTGACGACGACGGGCGCCTCGACCGGGCCGGGCGCCAGCAGGCGGACCCTGGCCTCGACACCGAGCACGCCCAGCACCCGGGTCACGTCGGCGGCACGGCCGGGCGCGCGCACGAGCACGTCGACGGACTCCGCTCCCAGTTCGGCGAGGGCCACCGCCGCGGCCGCCGCCGTGCCGCCGGCGCCGACGATCGCCGCGTGCGCGACCCGCTCGACGCCGCCGGTCTGCAGCGCCATGCCGACGCCGTGGACGTCGGTGTTCTCCGCCCGCCAGCCGGTGTCGGTGTGCACGAGCGTGTTGGCGGCGCCGAGCAGGCGCGGCAGCGGGTCGACGTCGTCGGCGACGGCGACCGCGGCCTGTTTGCAGGGCATGGTCACCGAGAACCCGCGCCACTCCGGGCCCAGGCCGGCCACCAGGTCGGGCAGGTCCTCGGGCCCGACGTCGAGGGCGTCGTAGGTCCAGCCGGCCAGGCCGAGCGCGGCGTAGGCCGCGCGGTGCAGCAGCGGGGAGAGCGAGTGCCCGACCGGGCGGCCGAGGACGGCCGCCCGGCCGGGCGGGATCGGATCGGGCACCGGCCGGTCAGCCACCGCACCCGAGGCCGGCGTCGGCGCACTGCTGCCGCGCCACCAGGAACTCGTCGTAGCTGGCGGTGAAGAAGTGCCGGCCGTCCTCGGACGCCAGGACGTAGTAGAGGAGGTCCCCGGTGGTCGGCATGAGCGCCGCCTCCAGGCTCGCCTCACCCGGCGCGCCGATCGGCGTCGGCGGCAGGCCGGCCCGGGTGCGCGTGTTGTAGGGGCTGTCGGTCTGCAGGTCGCTGACGGTGAGGTCGTTGCCGTTCTTGTCCAGACCGTAGGCGAGCGCGGCGTCGATGCCGAGCGGGATGCCCTGCGTCAGCCGGTTGTAGATCACCTGCGCGACGTCCGCCCGCTCGTCGTCGACCCGGGTCTCCCGCTCGATCATCGAGGCGACGACGACGACGTCGTACACCGAGCGGCCGGCCGCGGCGGCCCGCTGCTCGAGCTGCATGCCGGTGGCCATGTCGGTGAAGCGGGAGACCATGGCGCGCAGCACGTCGGTGGCGGTGTCGTCGGGCTCGACGTCGTAGGTGGCCGGGAAGAGGAAGCCCTCGAGCTGCCCGTTCGCGTAGGCCGGCAGACCCAGCGCGGCGGGGTCGGCCGCGGCGGCCCGCAGGTCCTCGACGGGCAGGCCGGTGGACTCGGCGATGCGCTGCAGCGTGGCCTGGAGCGTGGTGCCCTCGGGGACCGTGACCCGCGAGACCTGCCGGGTGGCGGGGTCGAGCAGCAGGTCGAGCGCGGCCTGGCCGCTCATCTGCGCCCGCAGGACGTAGACGCCGGGCTGGATGCCGGTGGCGGCCGGGTCGGCCTCGGCGGCGTCGACGAACGGCTCGGAGGAGGCGATGACGCCGGAGTCGACGAGGGTGCGGGCGATGTCGCTGAGGGTGTCGCCGTCGCCGACGCGCACCTCGACGGTGCCGCTGCCCGCGCCGGCGTAGTCCTCGGCCTCGGGGTTGACCAGGCCGATGAGCGCCCGGCCGCCGAAGACGATGCCGGCGACCAGCCCGGCGAGGACGAGCAGTGCCAGCACGATGGCCAGCGGGCTGCGGCGACGGCGGCCGCTGCGTGTGCGGCGCGGCCCGTGGTCGTCGTCGTGGTGCCCGACGTCGTGGTGGTCGTCGTGGTGCCCGACGTCGTGGTGGTCGTCGTGGTGCTCGTCGGAGTCGTCGGCGAAGACACCGGGCGGCTCGACGGGGGCGGGCTCGGCGGCCTCGCGCCGGGCCCGGCGCCCGCGGCGGCGGCCGCGGTCGGAGCCGCCCGAGCCACCGGAGCCGAGGACCTCGAGGCCGCCGGTGGCGTCCTCGTCGTCGTGGTGCTCGTCGTGGACCTGGTGGTCGTGGACCTGGTGGTCGTGGAACTCGTGGTCGTGGGGCTGGTGGTCGTGGTTCCGGTGGTGCTCGTCGTGGGGGTCGCCGGCGCGCGGGCCGACGGCCTGCGCGGCCACGGTGGGCGCGTCGTCGGGATCGCCGGGAGCCGTGTCGTTGCGGCGGGCGAGCTTCGACCACGGCCCGGACGGCCGCGGCGGCAGCCCGGCGGCCGGCGGCACGGGCTGGTCTCCGCCGGTCAGGGGGCCGGTGCGGTCGTCCTGCGGGGCGCTGCCCTGCGGGCCGTCGGGGGCGGCGTGGCGCCCGGCGGTGACGGTCCGGACCTCCCGGTCCAGCAGCCCGGCGCGGGGCGAGCCGCCGGGCACCTGGCCGAGGGGCGCGAGCCGCGTCGTCGGCGGACCCGCCGTCCAGCCGGCCGGGGAGCTCCCGGGCGGGACGGCGGGCATGCCGGTCAGGCCCCGCCCGTACGGCGGGACCGGACCGTTCACGAGCGCCCCCGCTGGGCGTCGAGATAGGCCTGGAGGATGACCACGGCGGCGGCCTGGTCGATCACGGGGCGCTGGGCGCGGCTGTCGAGCCCGTTCGCCCGCAGGGAACTGGCTGCGGTCACGGTGGAGAGCCTCTCGTCGACGAGGTGCACGGGCACGCTGCCGATGCGCCCGGCGAGTGACCGAGAGTAGGCACGCGCTTCCCGCGCGGAGGCGCCCGACGCACCAGACAGGTGCCTCGGCTCCCCCACGATCACCTCTGTCACCTCGTGTTCCTCGACGAGGGCGACGATCCGGTCGAGGTCCCCGCCGTCGCGGCGGCGCTCGACGGTCTCCAGCGGGCTGGCCAGCGTGCCGGTGGGGTCCGACAGCGCGACGCCGATGCGGACCGTGCCGACGTCGATCCCCAGCCGCCGGCCCTGGCGCGTGCGCCGGGGCGGGAGGGGCAGCCCGGCGGGCAGTCCCTGCGACAGGTCGATCTCGGTCGTCTCGTTGCGCACCGGCGGGAAGCCGGCGCGCAGGTCGATCTGCTCGGTGCGGTGGTGCACCGGCTGCTGCGGCGGCGGGGCCTGCCGGGGCCTCGACGGGGGCACCGCCGGGCGGCCCTGCACCCGCCGCTCCTCCACCGGACCGGTCTCGTCGGGGCGCTGCTCGGGCACTCCGCTCACCTCCCTGCGGCGGTCGAGACCGCCTCTTCGCCGGCCTGCAGGGCGGCGGGGATGCCGCCCGGGTCCGTGCCGCCGCCCTGCGCGACGTCGGGCTTGCCACCGCCCCGGCCACCCACCGGGCCCGCCGCGGCGCGCAGGACGTCGCTGGCGGAGAGCCCGCGGTCCTGGGCGGCGGGGGTGAGGGCGGCGACCAGGGCCACCTTGCCGCCGCTCTCCGACGCCAGCAAGACGACGGCCGGGCGCTCGCCGAGCCGCCCGCGGACGTCGAGGGCGAGGGTGCGCAGGTCACCGCCGGACAGACCGGCGGGCGAGGCGGTGACGACGGCGACCCCGCCGACGTCCTTGGCGCCGGCTGCCAGCGACCCGGCCGCGGCCTGCGTCTGCTGCGCGCGCAGCTCGGCGATCTCCCGCTCGGTCTCGCGCAGCCGCGACAGGATCCCGCCGATCCGGTCGACCAGGCCGTCGGGAGGCGACTTGAGCAGCTCGCCGAGCTGGCGCACCAAGTCCCGCTCGCGGGCGAGGTAGCGGAAGCCCTCGATACCCACGACGGCCTCGACGCGGCGCGCGCCCGACCCGACCGAGGACTCCCCGGTCAGCGCCAGGGTGCCGATCTGCGCCGAGCCCGCGACGTGCGTGCCACCGCAGAGCTCGCGCGACCACGGCCCGCCGATCTCCACGACGCGCACCTGCTCGCCGTAGGTCTCGCCGAACAGCGCGAGCGCGCCGATGGCCTGGGCCTCCGGCAGCGTCATGTACGTC from Geodermatophilus normandii includes these protein-coding regions:
- a CDS encoding M24 family metallopeptidase, translating into MSGRTAERRERLRATAAERGLDAVLVTNLLNVRYLTGFTGSNGALLLRTDGSDLFGTDGRYTTQAGTQVPDVELLVDRATVPALAREAVRAGAGRLGYESHEVTVDGLAQLERVLADAASGGTVPRLTSIGRAVEALRAVKDDDEVDALRRACAVADQALAELAAEGALRPGRTELEVGRELDARMLALGAEAPSFETIVATGANSAIPHHRPDRTVLAGGDFLKLDFGATVDGYHSDMTRTLVLGHAADWQREVYELVAASQAAGRAALAVGADVVAVDAASRDVIAAAGHADHFTHGLGHGVGLEIHEAPGIGPLGAGSLAAGMAVTVEPGVYLPGHGGVRIEDTLVVTADAPELLTLTSKELLVL
- the nusB gene encoding transcription antitermination factor NusB, with amino-acid sequence MAARTKARKRAVDVLYEADLRGADPVELLRERIADVSPPVPDHAVRLVEGVAAHGARIDELIDRHARGWSLERLPDVDRAILRMAVFELLWADDVPDAVVIDEAVQLARALSTDDSPAYVNGVLGAILDAEVPTSS
- a CDS encoding shikimate kinase, with the translated sequence MSGPVLVLVGPPASGKTTVGTAVAAALGLPFRDTDSDVEAVAGTTVADLFISSGEPHFRALEEQAVARALGEHDGVLALGGGAVLSAASRELLVAYGRAGGTVVHLDVDLPSAAKRAGLSRDRPLLAVNPRAMLRTLLEQRAPLYAEVATAVVPTGGRAPQDVVADVLAALPAGAGR
- a CDS encoding prepilin peptidase, which gives rise to MAAVLAAAALGPVLARTAVRLARPGTARVAPVRAVASAVVLAALLCGAVLLTGPRPALAGYAWAAGAAVVLAQVDVAVHRLPDRVTYPAAAVGAAALLADAALLGTWPALARALLAAAAAGGIAFLAALAGPSGLGLGDVKLLALLGLLLGWAGWGVLMAGVFLGLLAGAAVALLLVATRRADWRTPVPFGPPLLAGAVLALLVEGQLA
- the ruvX gene encoding Holliday junction resolvase RuvX codes for the protein MPEQRPDETGPVEERRVQGRPAVPPSRPRQAPPPQQPVHHRTEQIDLRAGFPPVRNETTEIDLSQGLPAGLPLPPRRTRQGRRLGIDVGTVRIGVALSDPTGTLASPLETVERRRDGGDLDRIVALVEEHEVTEVIVGEPRHLSGASGASAREARAYSRSLAGRIGSVPVHLVDERLSTVTAASSLRANGLDSRAQRPVIDQAAAVVILQAYLDAQRGRS
- the aroC gene encoding chorismate synthase — translated: MLRWLTAGESHGQQLTAILEGLPAGVQVQTSDLDVDLARRRLGHGRGARMSFEQDAVTLTGGVRHGLTQGGPIAVQVGNTEWPKWTTVMSADPVDPEVLAGQARNAPLTRPRPGHADLAGMQKYGFDDARPVLERASARETAARVALGAVAKAFLRQVLGVEVVSHVVAIGPVTVPDGVLPGPQDNPRIDEDPVRCADPATSAAMVAEVDDARKNGDTLGGVVEVVVHGLPPGLGSHVHWDRRLDSRLAAALMGVQSVKAVEVGDGLETARRRGSVAHDEIVSSEGRLRRVTDRAGGIEGGMTNGEVLRVRAAMKPISTVPRALATVDVATGDAAVAINQRSDACAVPRGAVVMEAMVALVLADAALEKFGGDSVTETRRNAQGYLDALPYR
- a CDS encoding shikimate dehydrogenase, translating into MPDPIPPGRAAVLGRPVGHSLSPLLHRAAYAALGLAGWTYDALDVGPEDLPDLVAGLGPEWRGFSVTMPCKQAAVAVADDVDPLPRLLGAANTLVHTDTGWRAENTDVHGVGMALQTGGVERVAHAAIVGAGGTAAAAAVALAELGAESVDVLVRAPGRAADVTRVLGVLGVEARVRLLAPGPVEAPVVVSTVPIGAHPELAGLRWRTGQTLLDVLYAPWPTPLAGRAAAAGATVVSGIEVLFWQATVQVELMTGLPAPLGPMRAALDAR
- the aroQ gene encoding type II 3-dehydroquinate dehydratase, with amino-acid sequence MTIQVLNGANLGRLGTREPEIYGSTTYAQLVDLLETAGRELGMDVRVRQTDDEAELLRWIHEATDAGDPVVLNPASWSHTSIALHDALAALDTPLVEVHISNIHKREAFRHHSYVSRVADGVIAGLGVEGYVLALQWMSLRGHR
- the mltG gene encoding endolytic transglycosylase MltG — its product is MNGPVPPYGRGLTGMPAVPPGSSPAGWTAGPPTTRLAPLGQVPGGSPRAGLLDREVRTVTAGRHAAPDGPQGSAPQDDRTGPLTGGDQPVPPAAGLPPRPSGPWSKLARRNDTAPGDPDDAPTVAAQAVGPRAGDPHDEHHRNHDHQPHDHEFHDHQVHDHQVHDEHHDDEDATGGLEVLGSGGSGGSDRGRRRGRRARREAAEPAPVEPPGVFADDSDEHHDDHHDVGHHDDHHDVGHHDDDHGPRRTRSGRRRRSPLAIVLALLVLAGLVAGIVFGGRALIGLVNPEAEDYAGAGSGTVEVRVGDGDTLSDIARTLVDSGVIASSEPFVDAAEADPAATGIQPGVYVLRAQMSGQAALDLLLDPATRQVSRVTVPEGTTLQATLQRIAESTGLPVEDLRAAAADPAALGLPAYANGQLEGFLFPATYDVEPDDTATDVLRAMVSRFTDMATGMQLEQRAAAAGRSVYDVVVVASMIERETRVDDERADVAQVIYNRLTQGIPLGIDAALAYGLDKNGNDLTVSDLQTDSPYNTRTRAGLPPTPIGAPGEASLEAALMPTTGDLLYYVLASEDGRHFFTASYDEFLVARQQCADAGLGCGG
- the aroB gene encoding 3-dehydroquinate synthase; translation: MTVGGEKPYDVVIGPGAQVELGLVLAGTPKAAVVHAPPLAALAGAAVETLQTAGVAAEAVVVPDGEAAKTAAVAAQAWEQFGRLGLTRSDAVVGVGGGAVTDLAGFLAATWTRGVRVVHLPTTVLGMVDAAVGGKTGINTGAGKNLVGAFHPPTGVLADTDVLAGLPEAEFRAGMAEVVKCGFIADGAILDLLAADPTGRRDTEELIERAVRVKADAVGQDLFDTGVREYLNYGHTLGHAIERVEDFRWRHGEAVAVGLVFAAELGVQAGRLSRAEADRHRELLTAMGLPTRYAGDWAALQAVMRVDKKARGATLRFVVLDGLGNPGILPDPDPAWLDAAWAAVSEETA
- a CDS encoding transcriptional regulator, with amino-acid sequence MSTDYSRALGARLRAIRNQQGLSLQGVEDKSHGRWKAVVVGSYERGDRAVTVQRLSELAVFYGVPVSELLPDPRPSSAVTSTTKIVLNLESLGSLPADEAGPLARYASTIQAQRHDYNGKVLSIRAEDLKSLAIIYDMSPDELTTRLIEWGVLNPGMDGAALMADDEDEGWDRRRAPR
- the efp gene encoding elongation factor P; translation: MATTNDLKNGMVLNLDGQLWAVTEFQHVKPGKGGAFVRTTLKNVLSGKVVDRTFNAGTKVDTATVDKRNMTYLYREGDDFVFMDGDTFEQIYVPAATVGTGADYLLDNTEAVVAVHEGTPLYVELPVTMELVVQHTDPGLQGDRSTGGTKPATLETGAQINVPLFVNTGDKLKVDTRDGRYLGRAN